The Drosophila sechellia strain sech25 chromosome 2L, ASM438219v1, whole genome shotgun sequence region GATGAATTGGTTAACTCAGCCGCAATTGTatacattaataaataaaacgcTATCATTAGTgggaaattattttatttccgaATAATTTTCttatcaaatttaattaaataatgtcCATTATCTACTGATAATAATCAATCCACCCATATAACTCACTCGTGCGGTGATGTGCTTATCTATCTGATTTGATAATAAAATTACGTTAATAAATGGTGGcagatgtttttttatttggcgAGTACTAAATTTGAAATCATGAATAATAGTGACAGCCTATTAGTGTAAGTAACTTATAATTTAGAACAGAGTTAGATACACTTGAATTACTGCGGAAAAAATATCATTTAACATCCAATGAGTCTCTAACATGTAATCACCTTCCGGGTAAGGGAGAATTTTCGTAACATGGTGATTAACCGTATCGGTGGAAAGTTTTTCCACAATAATATCGCTCTAATGAGGGGCAGAAATGTGAACTTTTGTTAATATAGGCATAACCATAAACcatttaaatatacatacattatatGGACAGGAGTGGTTTAAGTTGGAAAACTCCTTAATCATGTCAAAGAAATACTTTGCTACGGGATTTGCCTTTTGATGTTTGAAAAAATGGCAAGCATCTATAGTTTGATTGTATAAAAACGGCCTGTAACCATTAAACCTTTTGTACAATCCAAAGTTGACCTGAAATGTTATCATATAGTTAGTTCACTAGTCGCAAAAggttttaaaaaaatgtaatatttacCCGTGCTTTGGTAATTGGCAGTTTATACAGGGTTACCCTTCccgaaatatatttatatgttcgATTTATCGATTTCAGAGTGCATTGCGTAAATTCCGCAAAATCTTTGTTCACTGACCTACACTTAAAGTTCGTAAACTCCACTCGGGGTGTTATCTATAatattttggttttagatGTGTTATTtcattatatatacatatatattagtTACTTACCTCTTTTACCATTAACATGAGCACCAGTAAAGAAAATACTAAAGTTAGCTTCGTGCACATCATGTTATATCGATAGACTCTGACGAACTGAAATCTATTAGCCACGGGCAAAATTTATGGTACACAAAATTGGATTTCAAAATTTATCGATCAGaaatatttcgttttaatggaataataattatgactatgattatgattatgaaAGAAAATGTTTACATTAGGGCTATTAACGTgcgtaatttaatttaattggtaAACAACAccgaaaaatattaaaatatataaaaacattatatgaCTTCGTGTTAAATTTATTCTTACCATCACTTATCATTGCCACAAAAAGTTCTTTTGGTCACAGATTAAAATGCAAAGAATCATATTTTGCTTCTAGCTTAAAGCTGTTTGTCTAGAAATTTATCAAGATTTTGACGATGAAGGACAGACAGACAGGAAAAAGCTTCTTTGTCATGCGGCATGCTCGTAAATGTAATGGCATCTGcgagatacaaagatacattCGCAGCGCGCGCATTACGTGCATAAATATTACAGATGCGACGCTATCCAAATGTCAGATGTCATTCGTAATGCAGAAAGGCCTGATGTAATGGTAAATGTCAGCCAAGGATAGTGGAGCATAATACGATTGGCTATCGGGTCGATATGCAAATGTAATGGTTAACCAGATGAAGTTGAACAATATCACAGTAAGGTACTTGGAAACGTAATTCCAATATGTTAATACATAATatgtattgtatttttttttaactggAATATAAAACTTCCCAGAACTAAGTGACCCAAATGCATGTTGCATATACGTTTTAAAGTGGAAACTTAAAGTTAGCCTAACACTAATTAACTGCTCCCCAAGCATGACCGGAGTGACCCTTCCTTAACCATGTTCAGAGTACAGAACCAAATAAAATCAGTGCCCTGTCCCAGTGAAAAGGTAGCCCAGTTACATGGAGCACGATGAACTGCAATCCCCGTGAGGAAATGGGTAGCGACTGCAGTCGCAGCTCACTGAAGCATCAAACGACCAGAAGGTGACTTAAAGCTGCTACCCGGAGCCTTGAATCCACAACTTCCGattccactccactccacacCACTCcattccactccactccattccATTCCGATCCGTCCCGCAATTGCATTCTGTGTGCGTGCCGAGAACGAGTACGAGTATCTTGCAGATACGTATACGTTCCTCCAGTGCTCCATGGTCATAAATGAGCAACCAAGCACGACAGCCTCGCGGCATCGACTGACATCCCACTTAAAGAGTGGATGTGCTCCACCCGTAAATCGCATCCACAGCCCTTCCTTTCATCCAACAAAATATCAACCACGGATACACCCccaacatatatgtatatacacatataccGTCGGTGACAAACGCCAAGTGTGCATAACTTTTAGTAGAGCAtgaaaaattaactttaattcGATTGTAGGCAGTTCCCAGATGGCTCTTCGTCCATTACATCTACCGGCGACGACGAAGTGCCTGGGTGCAGTTTCGTTCGCCAGGCAATTAATGTGTGATAATTAAATTGTGATATCAGCTGAACAATTTACCAATTAAAGCAGCAAAGAGCTGctgatggctgctccaccacTTGGCTTGTAGGTGCGGATGCTCAAGATAAATTGCATGAAATATTAAGAGattaatgtatttattaaaACATGAATAGCCAAAAACATACATAGAAGGTTACTACCATTTTGATATGTTTTTGTACTAAATGTTCTCAGTTTTCACATCATAAGCGGCAATCGAAAACCTTAACACCTGACCTACCTCAAAGGATTGGTGGCCAAGGCAGAGCACTTCTCACGTCCTTCCTGGATATTAGAAACTCGCACTGAACTTCCTCTCCTATTTCGCCGCATCTCTAGTTCGTGATCCAGCTAATGAGCAATTTAGCAGGAGCACTCACATCCTCGACCGTCATCCTTTCGCTGCCAAAGAGGCAGCGAAGCGTTATGGCAACTGTCTGGCGGGCAAGGATAATGCCACAGACACTTGAGCCGCGATGGGCTTAGGTCAAAAGGCAGTTCATGTGGCTATCTTTATAGGTTGGTTCCCAGCCTGGAAAATTTGCATGTTTTGCACAATATCTCGAGCCACCCCCGGCGTCCAATCAGGGGGGATTACATTTTTGGTGGTGACTGCTTATGCTTTATGAGCAATTAATATGTCAGTTAGCGGCGGCTTGGACAGATTGATGGGGTTGTTGGCTCGAATCGAGCCGAAAACGAAAGCAAGCCGCAGCAATTAGATGGCGGAACTGTCAACGGCAGGCACGAATTGCCAGTAACTTGGAAAGTTTTCCTTCATTTTCCTCAGTGGCTCGTGCTCGGCACGTTTTTGCATGATTTCCGGCGCACCCTCGCCGATTTTTCCGTGCCTGATCAGAACTGGACTGTACTGTTGGGTTAACAAGGACACTCCCTTTGCATTTTTAGGCCGACTCGAGCGTGCGGCACATTATCCTTAAGCGTTGCCGCGCCAGGCGCCTGTGTCTTTATGTCCCAGCTACAAGTGTATATGCTGAGAACAGCTTTTTCTCTGGAGAAAGGAAGGAGAGTAGAGAAGTTGGCGGTGGCTTGCGAATCAGGACATGGCGCGTGTTCGGCCCAAAGTTCCCGTGGGAATTCCCAGAAATCTCATATCGTGGGCGTGCGAACAAATCTGTACCTTGACTCATTATGTTTAAATAGGTTTGCTTCGTTTCAAGGCAAAGGTCTTTTTCCtattgtaaaatttaaatttctaaaATATGTGTTCCTTAAAATAACATTAAAAACCTTTTGCCTGCCTCAATAACTCAAAGATTTAAccacaaaccaaaaaaaaaaaatacttacCACAGCCAACAAGTTATATATCTGCGTGCCTGCTTTTGATTTCTTCAGCACTTACAAAACTTTTTCGAACTTTATCCAGGCAATCAATTTCAATCAATTCCACCTTATTCGTTACCTGCAGTCCTTGAGCTGAATTTAATTCCTGCTCCGTTTGGTGAGCAGTTCAATCCCGAAAAAGCAATTCCAGAGATGAGAGGTAGCAAATTTAAAACCACACACCCAAgggtatacatatatgtacggatacagatacagaacACAATCAACCCACAGgcaataagaaaaaatattgaGTTTCAGCATTTCTTCAGAGAAGAACTTTAATGGACATCCGGCTTTTATTATGCTTagtcttattattattgttttcccACCTTcaaggtgtgtgtgtgtgctagc contains the following coding sequences:
- the LOC6611813 gene encoding uncharacterized protein LOC6611813; translation: MMCTKLTLVFSLLVLMLMVKEITPRVEFTNFKCRSVNKDFAEFTQCTLKSINRTYKYISGRVTLYKLPITKARVNFGLYKRFNGYRPFLYNQTIDACHFFKHQKANPVAKYFFDMIKEFSNLNHSCPYNSDIIVEKLSTDTVNHHVTKILPYPEGDYMLETHWMLNDIFSAVIQVYLTLF